One stretch of Bacteroidota bacterium DNA includes these proteins:
- a CDS encoding ADP-ribosylglycohydrolase family protein, with the protein MLTKDELLKNKPLLQDRARACLVGHAIGDSFGDIARSPDYHLQYGITMDFSEKPAPGTDDTEFALLTAQMLIKAKGNLTDADVLEGWKTHVLPLSELKRGGASEREAAANIRRGVLPPLSGIYNSHYMSDGAAMRVTPIGIACAGDPERATYIADIDARISHSRDGLWSAQAVAASVAVAMAGASVDEIFQTAIDVTPKDSWMRFTFTKVWEIIEEKKTLEDSWKPLHDALWTEYKSVSPEAVASALAIVKLTNGDFKRGIIYSGNFGRDADTISAIVGAISGAMNGMSKIPPSWVDKVRMTTGVCLPFTKGMDLFDVASQLSDLNT; encoded by the coding sequence ATGTTGACAAAAGATGAACTCTTAAAAAATAAACCATTGTTACAGGATCGAGCGCGTGCATGTCTTGTGGGACACGCTATCGGTGATTCGTTTGGAGATATTGCACGATCACCAGATTATCACTTGCAGTATGGTATTACGATGGATTTTTCCGAAAAGCCGGCACCTGGTACCGATGATACGGAGTTTGCATTATTGACTGCACAAATGTTGATTAAAGCCAAAGGGAATCTGACTGATGCCGATGTGTTGGAAGGATGGAAAACGCATGTGCTTCCGTTGTCAGAATTAAAACGGGGAGGGGCAAGCGAAAGGGAAGCCGCTGCAAATATTCGTCGCGGAGTGTTACCGCCGCTTTCCGGAATCTATAATTCACATTATATGAGCGATGGAGCTGCTATGCGGGTGACTCCCATTGGAATCGCTTGTGCCGGTGATCCAGAACGAGCGACCTACATTGCGGATATTGATGCACGAATCAGTCATTCCAGAGATGGATTATGGAGTGCGCAGGCAGTTGCGGCTTCTGTCGCCGTTGCAATGGCTGGTGCATCGGTGGATGAAATATTTCAGACCGCCATTGATGTCACTCCAAAAGATTCCTGGATGAGATTTACATTTACAAAAGTGTGGGAAATTATTGAAGAGAAAAAAACGCTAGAGGATTCGTGGAAACCTCTGCATGATGCTTTATGGACAGAATACAAATCGGTGTCGCCGGAAGCAGTTGCTTCTGCGTTAGCAATAGTTAAATTAACAAATGGGGATTTCAAACGGGGAATTATCTACAGTGGAAATTTCGGCAGGGATGCCGATACCATTTCTGCCATTGTTGGTGCAATCAGCGGTGCAATGAACGGAATGAGTAAAATTCCTCCCTCGTGGGTCGACAAAGTTCGTATGACGACAGGTGTTTGTCTCCCGTTCACGAAAGGAATGGATCTCTTTGATGTTGCTTCACAATTATCTGATTTGAATACGTAG
- a CDS encoding ADP-ribosylglycohydrolase family protein gives MMVIKQRAQNAMLGLAIGDALSWTSLFHRGVLLPPWTRRKRREIDALSETTNVIVTPMPFSLNQPSEYFTIAPTDKTEWAAFSSYILLGNGFHSYNRSVLQAWLKLAQSKDPIRGGVSTQAALHNLRNGILPPQSGKENPHYFDDGAMSRAIPIGIICAGQPDIAARIAEIDAAVTNSEDGIWAAQSIAVLISMLCSGKEMKDAIEIALHVLPAGSWIRRIVDEVLTISAKCNSIFSILPKLHDTIINREYSYGNAAPETLALTFVIAQLHHNNFETAVTTSSAFAKSGETLPAMVGAVVAAAQSTNIASQNWMEAIGTLKGICIPSYTGKNYLELTDQISNMTGQKILL, from the coding sequence ATGATGGTAATAAAACAACGCGCGCAGAATGCTATGCTTGGCCTTGCGATCGGTGATGCATTGAGCTGGACCTCTTTGTTTCACAGAGGTGTTTTACTCCCCCCGTGGACACGAAGAAAACGACGAGAGATTGACGCGTTATCTGAAACGACAAACGTCATTGTTACACCAATGCCGTTTTCATTGAACCAACCTTCGGAATATTTTACTATTGCGCCGACCGATAAAACTGAATGGGCTGCATTTTCATCCTATATTTTACTTGGTAATGGTTTTCATTCATATAATCGATCTGTTCTTCAAGCTTGGTTGAAACTTGCACAATCAAAGGATCCGATTCGCGGAGGAGTTAGTACGCAAGCAGCTCTTCACAATTTACGAAATGGCATTCTGCCTCCTCAAAGTGGAAAGGAAAATCCTCACTATTTTGATGATGGTGCAATGTCTCGAGCCATACCAATCGGGATCATTTGCGCTGGTCAACCGGATATAGCGGCCCGAATCGCTGAAATTGATGCTGCCGTTACGAACAGCGAAGATGGGATTTGGGCGGCTCAATCCATCGCAGTACTAATAAGTATGCTCTGTTCTGGCAAAGAAATGAAGGACGCAATTGAAATTGCACTTCATGTTCTGCCTGCAGGATCCTGGATAAGAAGAATCGTTGACGAAGTGTTGACAATTTCAGCAAAATGCAATTCAATCTTTTCAATTCTTCCGAAACTTCATGATACGATTATCAACCGTGAATATAGTTATGGTAATGCTGCACCTGAAACGTTAGCATTGACATTTGTAATTGCGCAATTACACCATAACAATTTTGAAACTGCTGTGACAACATCATCGGCATTTGCAAAAAGCGGTGAAACACTTCCTGCCATGGTAGGAGCAGTGGTTGCGGCGGCACAATCAACAAACATTGCGTCACAAAATTGGATGGAGGCAATTGGAACTTTAAAAGGAATCTGCATCCCTTCATACACTGGAAAAAATTATCTCGAATTGACGGACCAGATTTCCAATATGACTGGACAGAAAATATTATTATGA
- a CDS encoding ADP-ribosylglycohydrolase family protein, which translates to MRISWIELPERIKHELQQRAEEGNNVTAIQNEWEQILNLKLEEHQLGIQAEIFYKKLIETPSRNENEQNEPSGWNEIVLQCHLHSQAKSQFSPPLIEEKILGGWLGRSAGCLLGKPIEKITRSGSIELLSSNGTWPISEYLTAKGIPDSLLEKYPWNRHGGKESLRENIVCMAEDDDMNYPMLNLTAYERYGEGFTAEHIIQTWLELSPVLSTFTAERVAYLNRLSGIFPPQTATIRNPYREWIGAQIRADFWGWISPAQPLRAAEFAWRDSSVSHVQNGMYGEMFFAAAIAISFQQTDIRMIITEALSCIPARSRLAEAIQFVLSLPIQDQSWDVTVETLYEKYGTYHWVHTINNATLVVAALLSSKGDYERAICNVVMGGWDTDSNGATVGSIMGTILGAKKLPAKWISPLNNTIRSSLKGFDNMLLSDLAARTFKLSNY; encoded by the coding sequence ATGAGAATCTCTTGGATAGAACTACCGGAACGAATTAAACACGAACTGCAGCAGCGAGCAGAAGAAGGGAACAATGTTACTGCAATACAAAATGAATGGGAACAAATTCTTAATCTCAAATTAGAAGAACATCAATTAGGGATTCAAGCTGAAATATTTTACAAGAAACTTATTGAAACACCCTCGAGAAATGAAAACGAGCAGAATGAACCTTCGGGATGGAATGAAATTGTTCTCCAATGTCATCTACACTCTCAAGCTAAATCTCAGTTTTCTCCGCCATTGATTGAAGAAAAAATTTTGGGTGGATGGCTCGGTCGAAGCGCAGGTTGCCTGCTTGGCAAACCGATTGAAAAAATTACACGATCGGGGTCAATCGAATTACTTTCATCAAATGGCACATGGCCGATTTCTGAGTATCTCACCGCTAAAGGAATCCCCGATTCGTTATTAGAAAAATATCCATGGAACAGACACGGCGGTAAAGAAAGCCTCAGAGAGAATATTGTGTGTATGGCAGAAGATGATGACATGAATTATCCGATGTTGAATCTAACGGCCTACGAACGTTATGGAGAAGGATTTACCGCAGAACATATTATTCAAACATGGTTGGAACTTTCGCCGGTACTTTCCACATTTACTGCAGAGCGCGTTGCATATCTTAATCGTCTGTCTGGAATATTCCCTCCACAAACGGCAACTATCAGAAATCCGTATCGGGAATGGATTGGAGCTCAGATCCGTGCTGATTTTTGGGGATGGATTTCTCCCGCACAGCCATTGCGTGCTGCCGAATTTGCTTGGCGCGATTCCAGCGTCAGTCATGTGCAAAACGGAATGTATGGTGAAATGTTTTTTGCGGCGGCCATCGCCATTTCGTTTCAACAGACAGATATCCGTATGATAATAACCGAAGCATTGTCATGTATTCCTGCTCGATCCAGATTAGCGGAAGCAATTCAGTTTGTTTTATCTCTTCCCATTCAGGATCAATCTTGGGATGTTACTGTGGAAACACTCTATGAAAAGTACGGAACATATCACTGGGTTCATACCATCAATAATGCAACACTTGTTGTTGCGGCATTATTATCTTCCAAAGGTGACTATGAACGTGCAATTTGCAATGTTGTGATGGGAGGTTGGGATACAGACAGTAACGGTGCAACGGTTGGTTCCATCATGGGAACAATCCTTGGTGCGAAAAAGCTTCCTGCAAAATGGATCTCTCCACTTAATAATACGATCCGCAGCAGTCTGAAAGGGTTCGACAATATGTTGTTGAGTGATCTGGCAGCCCGCACTTTCAAACTTTCAAATTATTGA
- a CDS encoding citrate lyase subunit alpha, giving the protein MAKESKFPFVKNAAGRSVPTRVNGKQTIPFQGISKYHPERAMSAPPIRSCADYPSDGNKLVKNLKDALKKCGLKNGMTISTHHHLRNGDELTNTLFDTIKAMGIKNIRWFPSASFSCHEYLIKYLKDGTIHHIEGSMNGPLGRYASEGKMNGTGVLRSHGGRYKAIQDGDVHIDIAVIAAPCADSFGNANGVNGKSACGPLGFALGDSEYADRVIVVTDTLVDFPCIPWHIQGNNIDFVVQVDSLGDPSKIVSGTTQVTKSPDRILIAEYIAQFVEETGIMQKGFSFQAGAGGINLAFLLLMKERMKAKGVKARFIRGGSTQYLSQMLEEGLTDYILDGQAFDIEGVRSLRDNPNHVSTSPFTSYNFHGKGNFASMLDAVVLGATEVDLNFNANVVTHSDGYLLHGIGGWQDCLFGKCVILAIPSFRDRVPIIVDRVTTLCGPGEMIDVVVTERGIAINPLRIDLIKKLTNSRLPIRSLKDIQSEVNTICGGKPEHPKFSSENVAAVVNWVDGTVLDTIFTVK; this is encoded by the coding sequence ATGGCAAAAGAATCGAAATTCCCATTCGTCAAAAATGCAGCAGGTCGATCTGTTCCGACACGTGTTAATGGAAAACAGACAATTCCATTTCAAGGTATCAGTAAATACCATCCTGAACGAGCGATGTCTGCACCGCCAATACGAAGTTGCGCTGACTATCCTTCTGATGGAAATAAACTTGTAAAAAATCTTAAAGATGCATTAAAGAAATGTGGGTTGAAGAATGGAATGACAATATCAACACACCACCATTTGCGGAACGGTGATGAATTAACAAACACACTGTTCGATACGATAAAGGCGATGGGAATAAAGAATATTCGGTGGTTTCCCAGTGCATCATTTTCATGCCATGAATATTTGATAAAGTATTTAAAAGATGGGACAATCCATCATATTGAGGGAAGCATGAACGGACCGTTGGGTCGCTACGCATCAGAAGGGAAAATGAATGGGACTGGCGTGTTGCGATCTCATGGGGGAAGATATAAAGCAATTCAGGATGGTGATGTACATATTGACATAGCCGTAATTGCTGCTCCATGTGCCGATTCTTTTGGCAATGCGAATGGCGTGAATGGTAAATCTGCTTGCGGCCCTCTTGGATTTGCATTGGGTGATTCCGAGTATGCCGATAGGGTGATTGTCGTTACTGATACATTAGTGGATTTCCCTTGTATTCCTTGGCATATTCAAGGTAACAATATTGATTTTGTTGTGCAGGTTGATTCTCTCGGTGATCCGTCAAAAATTGTTTCAGGAACAACTCAAGTAACAAAAAGCCCGGATAGAATTCTTATTGCGGAATATATTGCACAATTTGTTGAAGAAACAGGAATCATGCAAAAGGGATTTTCGTTCCAAGCAGGCGCCGGTGGAATTAATCTTGCCTTTCTGCTATTGATGAAAGAACGAATGAAAGCCAAAGGGGTGAAGGCAAGATTCATTAGAGGAGGCAGCACTCAATATCTTTCACAAATGCTGGAAGAGGGTTTGACAGATTATATCTTGGACGGACAAGCGTTTGATATCGAAGGTGTCCGTTCGTTACGTGATAATCCAAACCATGTCAGCACAAGTCCTTTTACAAGTTATAATTTTCATGGGAAAGGGAATTTTGCGTCAATGCTCGATGCAGTTGTGCTTGGGGCTACAGAAGTCGATCTCAATTTTAACGCAAATGTTGTTACGCATTCCGATGGATATTTACTGCACGGTATCGGCGGATGGCAAGATTGTCTGTTCGGGAAATGTGTTATTCTGGCAATACCTTCATTTCGAGACCGCGTTCCGATTATTGTAGATCGGGTGACAACTTTATGTGGCCCGGGTGAAATGATTGACGTGGTTGTTACCGAACGAGGAATTGCAATAAACCCTTTGCGCATCGATTTAATAAAGAAATTGACAAACAGCAGATTACCCATCCGATCGCTTAAAGATATTCAGAGCGAAGTAAATACAATCTGCGGAGGGAAACCCGAACATCCGAAATTTTCTTCAGAAAATGTTGCCGCGGTCGTCAATTGGGTTGATGGAACAGTACTGGATACTATTTTCACAGTAAAGTAA
- a CDS encoding aldolase/citrate lyase family protein yields the protein MKTQKQKIGTAGRKGDNVRSDCHVQVTIMNSGGITIDLKSKVETLYGKSIRALIIETLTQLEVKHAALIVEDQGAVPFVIAARVEAAVKRADPEILKEASIGIVKYSNTAERDSMRRTRLYLPGNEPHFFLNASLHKPDCIILDLEDSVSPNEKDAARILVRHAFQNVNFENAERSVRINSLPAGLEDLKQIICHNVQTILIPKCESAAQVAEVDSAIHHILKEQKKKRNIFLIPIIESALGVVRAFEIASASESVCGLAIGLEDYTADIGVERTKVGTESLFARSTVINAAKAAGIQALDSVFSDVTDETGLRQSVLEAKAIGFEGKGCIHPRQINIIHKVFAPTEKEIEYARRVVEAFNTAKKNGSGVVALGSKMIDAPVVKRAQRILSLSKNNFGE from the coding sequence ATGAAAACTCAAAAACAAAAAATAGGAACCGCCGGAAGAAAAGGCGATAATGTTCGTTCGGATTGCCATGTTCAAGTGACGATCATGAACAGCGGAGGCATAACGATCGATCTCAAAAGTAAAGTTGAAACACTCTATGGAAAATCGATTCGTGCGCTCATTATTGAAACTCTTACGCAATTGGAAGTAAAGCATGCAGCGCTCATTGTAGAAGATCAAGGTGCTGTTCCATTTGTTATTGCTGCGAGAGTCGAAGCGGCGGTGAAACGAGCTGATCCTGAAATTCTCAAAGAAGCCTCTATCGGAATCGTGAAGTACTCTAACACCGCTGAGCGAGACAGTATGCGCCGGACCCGTCTCTATCTTCCAGGCAACGAACCGCATTTTTTCCTCAACGCGAGCTTGCATAAGCCTGATTGTATCATTTTAGATCTGGAAGATAGTGTTTCACCCAACGAAAAGGATGCGGCCCGGATATTAGTTCGACATGCTTTTCAAAATGTGAATTTTGAAAATGCTGAACGATCGGTCAGAATTAATTCTTTACCGGCAGGACTTGAAGATCTGAAGCAAATAATTTGTCACAATGTGCAGACTATTCTCATTCCAAAATGTGAATCTGCAGCACAAGTGGCAGAAGTTGATAGTGCAATTCATCATATTTTAAAAGAACAAAAAAAGAAGAGAAATATTTTCCTTATTCCAATTATTGAAAGTGCGCTGGGTGTTGTCCGTGCATTCGAAATAGCATCAGCAAGTGAATCAGTCTGTGGATTAGCCATTGGATTGGAAGACTACACTGCTGATATTGGTGTTGAACGAACAAAAGTCGGAACGGAATCTCTCTTTGCACGCAGCACAGTGATCAACGCTGCAAAAGCGGCAGGTATTCAAGCCCTAGACTCAGTCTTTTCCGATGTTACGGATGAGACAGGTTTACGGCAGAGTGTTTTGGAGGCAAAGGCAATCGGTTTTGAAGGGAAAGGATGTATCCATCCGAGACAAATTAATATTATTCACAAAGTGTTTGCACCAACGGAAAAGGAGATCGAGTATGCTCGTCGTGTTGTTGAGGCGTTTAATACGGCAAAGAAAAATGGTTCCGGCGTTGTTGCGTTAGGATCAAAGATGATTGATGCTCCCGTGGTAAAAAGGGCTCAGCGTATTTTATCATTGAGTAAAAATAATTTTGGTGAATAA